One region of Ardenticatenales bacterium genomic DNA includes:
- a CDS encoding MerR family transcriptional regulator, whose amino-acid sequence MNASMEFPTYNLKAVIHETGVKPDTLRAWERRYGLPNPERTTGGHRLYSQRDIDTVHWLVARQEEGLSISHAVNLWHALEAEGKDPLAEMRMAEQDTATSTVTELSKGDPITTLRQKWIAACMAFDEPAAQHALNQAFALFAPEHACFEILQKGLGEIGRGWYEGRVSVQQEHFASALAVRRLDALLMATPPPTRAGRILVGCPPDEQHTFSPLLLLLLLRRQGWDAIYLGVNVPLEQMQATIERTHADLIILSAQQLHTAASLMEMTRMLAGHGNMVAYGGLIFNARPRIQARIPGHFLGERLEDAARNAARLLHTRPAPPAAHALPLAYEQALAEFTDRSPLVEAQTWQELAQEKIPPALLTRANHAMADNISAALKLGDITLVAEDISWLEGLLFNYRVAPGLLRHYLQAYRRALQNNLNERGEIVVAWMSRLLAEEQSVEDETTSRRVRAARREEVPA is encoded by the coding sequence ATGAACGCAAGTATGGAGTTCCCCACGTATAACCTGAAGGCCGTTATCCATGAAACGGGTGTCAAACCGGACACGTTGCGTGCCTGGGAGCGTCGGTATGGCTTGCCTAATCCGGAACGCACCACGGGTGGACACAGGCTTTACTCACAGCGAGACATCGACACCGTACACTGGCTGGTAGCCCGGCAAGAAGAAGGCCTGAGCATCAGCCACGCTGTCAACCTCTGGCATGCCCTGGAAGCGGAAGGCAAAGACCCTCTCGCGGAAATGCGCATGGCGGAGCAGGACACCGCGACCTCGACGGTCACGGAACTGTCCAAGGGGGATCCCATCACCACGCTGCGCCAAAAATGGATTGCCGCGTGCATGGCTTTTGACGAGCCAGCCGCGCAACATGCGCTGAACCAGGCGTTTGCCCTGTTTGCCCCGGAGCATGCCTGCTTCGAGATTTTGCAAAAAGGGCTGGGAGAAATCGGCCGCGGTTGGTACGAAGGACGGGTGAGCGTGCAGCAGGAGCACTTTGCCTCCGCGCTGGCTGTGCGCCGCCTGGACGCCTTGCTCATGGCGACCCCGCCCCCTACGCGCGCGGGCCGCATCCTCGTGGGCTGCCCCCCGGACGAACAGCACACATTCAGCCCCTTGCTGCTGCTGTTGCTGTTGCGCCGCCAGGGCTGGGACGCCATTTATCTGGGCGTGAATGTGCCTCTGGAACAGATGCAAGCCACTATCGAACGCACCCACGCCGATCTGATCATCCTTTCCGCGCAGCAGTTGCACACGGCTGCCTCCTTGATGGAAATGACGCGGATGTTGGCCGGCCATGGCAATATGGTGGCGTACGGCGGATTAATTTTCAATGCACGCCCCCGCATTCAGGCACGCATTCCCGGTCACTTCCTCGGCGAACGCCTGGAGGATGCCGCACGGAATGCCGCCCGCCTGCTGCACACGCGCCCCGCCCCGCCCGCCGCCCACGCGCTGCCCCTCGCCTACGAGCAGGCGCTTGCCGAGTTCACGGATCGCAGCCCGCTGGTAGAAGCGCAAACATGGCAGGAACTGGCGCAAGAGAAAATCCCCCCGGCACTGCTCACCCGCGCCAACCATGCCATGGCGGACAACATCAGCGCGGCGTTAAAATTAGGCGACATCACCCTCGTCGCCGAGGATATTTCGTGGCTAGAAGGGCTGTTGTTCAATTACCGCGTGGCTCCCGGCCTTTTGCGGCACTACCTGCAAGCGTATCGCCGCGCGCTGCAAAATAATCTGAATGAGCGAGGCGAAATTGTTGTGGCCTGGATGTCGCGGCTGTTGGCGGAAGAGCAGTCGGTTGAGGACGAGACCACGTCGCGCCGTGTGCGCGCAGCAAGACGGGAAGAGGTGCCGGCATGA
- a CDS encoding deoxyribodipyrimidine photo-lyase produces the protein MTTIWWIRRDLRLHDNEALTAAMTAGAPVVPLFILDPALLQSAYVGEKRLTYLFASLRQLDADLRRRGSRLILRQGPPMAVLRQILAETGATAIRAQADVSPYARRRDTAVSAALPLHLHGGFVVRPPGSVMTQADAPYTVFTPFSKTWRSLPGPDADRLLPTPMRIPTPPYLSGLPVPADPAPPTNPLFPPGEAEARRRLASFVAGDLRAYDRRRHDLDTTGTSRLSPYLRFGQLSPRLAVVTAVAAMEQAPDVAARKGAETWLSELIWREFYAHVLYHFPHARRRSFRPQYDNIAWNEDAATFAAWCAGETGYPVVDAAMRQLAETGWMHNRARMITASFLVKDLLIDWRKGEQWFMRHLLDGDPAANNGGWQWSAGTGTDAAPYFRIFNPTTQGQKFDPRGDFVRRWLPELALVPDRYIHTPWEMPPALQQATHCRIGREYPAPIVDHQLARQRTLAAFDAAKAVD, from the coding sequence ATGACAACCATCTGGTGGATACGGCGGGACCTGCGCCTGCATGACAACGAAGCCCTCACCGCCGCCATGACGGCGGGCGCGCCCGTCGTTCCCCTCTTCATCCTCGATCCCGCTCTGCTCCAATCCGCCTACGTCGGCGAAAAACGACTCACTTACCTCTTCGCCAGTTTGCGCCAGCTTGACGCCGACCTGCGCCGGCGCGGCAGTCGTCTTATTCTGCGTCAAGGGCCACCTATGGCCGTGCTGCGCCAGATATTGGCGGAAACAGGAGCCACCGCGATTCGCGCCCAGGCGGACGTCTCCCCTTACGCCCGCCGGCGAGACACCGCCGTGAGCGCGGCGTTGCCTCTGCACCTGCACGGGGGGTTCGTCGTGCGGCCTCCGGGCAGCGTGATGACGCAAGCCGACGCTCCGTACACCGTTTTCACCCCCTTCAGCAAGACCTGGCGTAGCCTGCCCGGACCAGACGCGGACCGGTTGCTGCCCACGCCCATGCGCATCCCCACGCCACCGTATTTGTCCGGTTTGCCTGTTCCCGCCGACCCGGCGCCGCCTACCAATCCCCTCTTCCCCCCTGGAGAAGCGGAAGCGCGGCGCCGCCTGGCGAGCTTTGTCGCCGGCGACCTGCGCGCCTATGACCGTCGGCGTCATGACCTGGACACGACGGGCACATCGCGGTTGTCTCCCTATTTGCGCTTCGGCCAGTTATCGCCGCGGCTGGCCGTAGTGACGGCTGTGGCAGCCATGGAGCAGGCTCCTGACGTCGCCGCGCGCAAAGGGGCGGAAACCTGGCTTTCCGAGTTGATCTGGCGCGAGTTCTACGCCCACGTCCTTTACCACTTCCCCCACGCGCGTCGGCGCAGCTTCCGCCCACAGTATGACAACATCGCCTGGAACGAGGACGCGGCCACCTTTGCTGCCTGGTGTGCGGGAGAAACGGGCTATCCGGTGGTGGACGCGGCCATGCGCCAACTGGCGGAAACGGGGTGGATGCACAACCGCGCCCGCATGATCACGGCGTCGTTTTTGGTCAAGGATTTACTAATTGATTGGCGCAAGGGGGAGCAGTGGTTTATGCGGCATTTGCTGGACGGTGATCCGGCGGCAAACAATGGGGGGTGGCAGTGGAGTGCCGGCACGGGAACGGACGCCGCCCCCTATTTCCGTATTTTCAACCCCACCACACAAGGCCAGAAATTCGACCCACGCGGCGACTTCGTGCGTCGCTGGCTGCCGGAACTGGCCCTGGTTCCCGACCGGTACATCCACACCCCCTGGGAAATGCCCCCCGCCTTGCAGCAAGCCACGCACTGCCGCATTGGGCGCGAATATCCGGCGCCTATCGTGGACCATCAACTGGCGCGCCAGCGCACCCTGGCCGCCTTCGACGCCGCCAAAGCGGTTGACTGA
- the glgB gene encoding 1,4-alpha-glucan branching protein GlgB, which yields MESIVNGNHGRPYDVLGPHPVDDGEEAGAVVRVFLPYATQVTLVAAEQEYPCNQIHSGGLFEVFVPLRPPFSYQLRVLTDRGDVITVEDPYRFPLTLSDYDTYLMGEGTHMKIYEQQGAHLRTVDGVSGVRFIVWAPNAMRVSVVGDFNQWDGRRHPMMLHAGTGMWELFIPDLGEGIVYKYEVKSHNQGLTILKTDPVGFYSEIRPNNASIVWDIDKYAWQDAAWMEQRAQTNDPRAPISVYEVHLGSWRRKLVDDKWEWLSYAELADALIPYLQEMGYTHIELLPVSEHPFDGSWGYQVIGYFAPTSRFGTPDDFMAFVDACHQAGIGVILDWVPAHFPRDMHGLAFFDGTHLYEHADPRQGAHPDWGTLIFNYDRNEVRQFLVSNALFWLDKYHIDGLRVDAVASMLYLDFSREPGQWIPNRYGGRENLGAITFLRLFNERVHEQFPHVLTIAEESTAWPGVTAPVEEGGLGFDFKWNMGWMHDTLRYMGNDPVYRSYHQGTLTFSLLYAFSERFVLPFSHDEVVHLKKSMLDKMPGDLWQKFANLRALYAYQYAHPGKKMLFMGSEFGQWQEWSEERSLDWHLLDGYEKHGGVQRLVRRLNGLYREMPALYADDYSWNGFTWLDIHDARNSVISFLRHDPDSGQTIIVICNYTPVPRQNYPIGAPDAGTYRAILNTDAIEYGGSGVSTGPLLAEPGPWAGQPHVIRMTLPPLAVLYLILDEPEMPATPSAT from the coding sequence ATGGAATCTATCGTCAACGGGAATCATGGCCGCCCGTATGATGTACTTGGCCCGCACCCGGTTGACGATGGAGAAGAGGCGGGCGCGGTCGTGCGCGTTTTCCTCCCGTATGCCACGCAGGTAACGTTAGTGGCGGCGGAACAAGAGTATCCATGTAACCAGATACACTCTGGGGGCCTGTTCGAGGTATTTGTTCCTTTGCGGCCTCCGTTCTCTTACCAATTGCGCGTGCTCACCGACCGGGGTGACGTGATCACGGTGGAAGACCCGTACCGCTTCCCACTCACCCTTAGCGATTATGATACCTATCTGATGGGTGAGGGCACGCATATGAAAATTTATGAGCAACAAGGCGCGCATTTGCGCACGGTAGATGGCGTGTCCGGCGTTCGCTTTATCGTTTGGGCGCCCAATGCCATGCGCGTGAGCGTGGTTGGTGATTTTAACCAGTGGGACGGTCGCCGCCATCCGATGATGTTGCATGCCGGCACGGGCATGTGGGAGTTGTTCATTCCAGACCTGGGTGAAGGCATCGTCTACAAGTACGAAGTAAAGAGCCATAATCAAGGGTTGACCATCCTCAAGACCGACCCCGTCGGCTTCTACAGCGAAATCCGCCCGAATAACGCCTCCATTGTCTGGGACATCGACAAATACGCCTGGCAAGACGCCGCATGGATGGAACAGCGCGCCCAAACCAACGACCCGCGCGCCCCTATCAGCGTTTACGAGGTACACCTGGGAAGCTGGCGGCGCAAGTTGGTGGACGATAAATGGGAGTGGCTTTCTTACGCGGAACTGGCGGATGCCCTCATCCCCTACCTGCAAGAAATGGGATACACCCACATCGAACTGCTGCCCGTCTCTGAACACCCCTTCGACGGTTCCTGGGGGTACCAGGTAATCGGCTACTTCGCGCCTACCAGCCGCTTTGGCACACCGGACGACTTCATGGCTTTTGTGGACGCCTGTCATCAAGCGGGCATCGGCGTTATTCTGGATTGGGTTCCCGCCCATTTCCCTAGAGATATGCACGGTTTGGCCTTTTTTGATGGCACGCATCTCTATGAACATGCCGATCCACGACAAGGCGCACACCCCGACTGGGGAACCCTGATTTTCAACTATGACCGCAACGAAGTGCGCCAGTTTTTGGTGAGCAATGCCCTTTTTTGGCTGGATAAGTATCATATCGATGGCCTGCGCGTGGATGCCGTGGCCTCGATGCTTTATCTGGACTTCTCGCGGGAGCCAGGGCAGTGGATACCTAACCGCTATGGCGGGCGGGAAAACCTGGGGGCCATCACTTTCCTGCGCCTGTTCAATGAGCGCGTTCATGAGCAGTTCCCCCACGTGTTGACCATTGCCGAAGAGTCAACCGCCTGGCCCGGCGTGACCGCGCCCGTGGAGGAGGGTGGCCTCGGCTTTGATTTCAAGTGGAATATGGGGTGGATGCACGATACACTACGCTACATGGGGAATGATCCCGTTTACCGCTCCTACCACCAGGGTACGTTGACGTTTTCACTGCTTTATGCGTTTAGCGAGCGGTTTGTGCTGCCGTTTTCGCATGACGAAGTGGTGCATTTGAAGAAGAGTATGCTGGACAAGATGCCGGGCGATTTGTGGCAGAAGTTCGCTAATTTGCGCGCGCTGTATGCGTACCAGTATGCGCATCCGGGCAAGAAGATGCTGTTTATGGGGAGCGAGTTTGGGCAGTGGCAGGAGTGGTCAGAGGAGCGCAGTCTCGACTGGCATTTGTTGGATGGGTATGAGAAGCATGGGGGCGTGCAGCGACTGGTGCGGCGGTTGAATGGGTTGTATCGGGAAATGCCGGCACTTTACGCCGACGACTACTCCTGGAATGGCTTCACCTGGCTGGACATCCACGACGCCCGCAACAGCGTCATCTCCTTCCTCCGCCACGACCCGGACAGCGGCCAAACCATCATCGTGATCTGCAACTACACGCCCGTGCCCCGTCAGAACTACCCGATTGGCGCGCCAGATGCCGGCACATACCGTGCCATCCTGAACACCGACGCCATCGAATACGGCGGCAGCGGCGTATCCACCGGCCCCCTCCTGGCCGAACCCGGTCCCTGGGCCGGCCAACCCCACGTCATCCGCATGACCCTGCCCCCCCTGGCTGTCCTCTACCTTATCCTGGACGAACCCGAAATGCCGGCAACCCCATCAGCCACCTAA
- a CDS encoding FAD-dependent oxidoreductase has protein sequence MPERVVIIGAGIGGLTAGAVLAAAGRDVTVLEAHVYPGGCAGTFYHQGYRFDAGATLAGGFYPGGPMDRVAQATGIDRWPTHPTNHAMSVHLPDGRRIERVSGNERWRMRREAFGNQADTFWQWQENAADALWDLALRGPAWPPQTPADAANVLRHGASWLARDPRRLSPALLADAFRPVAAHLRRAPAGLRQFVDGQLLIAAQTTSAHANALYGAAALDLPRRGIVHLTGGMGGLATALAQAIQRHGGRVLYRQEASRILRQPRQPIIVATKSGGRFTADVVIANLTPWNIAALLGDDLPRPLRRLPSQPRTGWGAFMLYVGLDEQAVPNGGPLHHQVITGEPLGEGNSLFLSLSPGWDANRAPDGQRALTISTHTELSPWWQLFHGDRAAYESRKRQYTEHILAAAEVALPGLRDAARLILPGTPITFQRFTRRVWGWVGGFPQTSLFQAWGPRLTPNMWLVGDTIFPGQSTAATALGGLRVAQAILRSTGQPSPRPQAAPPVHQLHPSGD, from the coding sequence GTGCCTGAGCGCGTCGTCATCATCGGTGCCGGCATCGGCGGCCTCACGGCAGGCGCGGTCCTGGCGGCAGCCGGGCGCGATGTCACCGTCTTGGAAGCGCACGTGTATCCGGGAGGATGTGCCGGCACTTTCTACCACCAGGGCTACCGTTTTGATGCTGGCGCGACATTGGCCGGCGGCTTTTACCCCGGTGGTCCCATGGACCGTGTTGCCCAGGCTACCGGGATTGACCGCTGGCCGACCCACCCCACCAACCACGCCATGAGCGTACACCTGCCCGATGGCCGCCGCATCGAACGAGTCAGCGGCAACGAACGCTGGCGGATGCGCCGCGAAGCCTTTGGCAACCAGGCCGATACCTTCTGGCAGTGGCAAGAAAACGCTGCCGACGCACTCTGGGACCTGGCCCTGCGTGGGCCGGCCTGGCCGCCGCAAACACCCGCCGACGCCGCCAATGTGCTGCGGCACGGCGCATCCTGGCTGGCCCGCGATCCCCGCCGTCTCTCCCCCGCGCTGCTGGCGGACGCTTTTCGCCCCGTTGCCGCGCATCTGCGCCGCGCCCCTGCCGGGCTGCGTCAGTTCGTTGATGGGCAACTCCTCATCGCCGCCCAGACAACCAGCGCGCACGCTAACGCCCTCTACGGCGCGGCGGCACTGGATCTGCCGCGACGGGGCATCGTCCACCTGACCGGCGGCATGGGTGGCCTTGCCACCGCGCTAGCGCAGGCTATCCAGCGACACGGCGGGCGCGTCCTCTACCGCCAGGAGGCGAGTCGCATTCTGCGCCAGCCGCGCCAACCCATCATCGTGGCGACAAAAAGCGGCGGTCGGTTCACCGCCGACGTGGTCATCGCCAACCTGACTCCCTGGAATATCGCCGCCCTGCTGGGGGATGATTTGCCCCGCCCACTCCGTCGCCTGCCATCGCAGCCGCGAACCGGCTGGGGCGCGTTCATGCTCTACGTGGGGCTGGACGAGCAGGCCGTTCCCAACGGCGGCCCGCTGCATCACCAGGTCATCACGGGCGAACCGCTGGGCGAAGGCAACAGCCTCTTTCTTTCCCTCAGTCCGGGCTGGGACGCGAACCGCGCCCCCGACGGCCAGCGCGCCCTGACCATCAGCACGCATACGGAACTATCCCCCTGGTGGCAGCTATTCCACGGTGATCGCGCCGCCTACGAGTCACGCAAGCGCCAATACACGGAACATATCCTGGCGGCGGCGGAAGTTGCCCTGCCCGGTCTGCGCGACGCCGCCCGCCTGATCCTGCCAGGGACGCCCATCACGTTCCAGCGATTCACGCGCCGCGTCTGGGGCTGGGTAGGGGGGTTCCCCCAGACCAGTCTGTTTCAAGCGTGGGGGCCTCGTCTGACCCCAAACATGTGGCTGGTCGGGGACACCATCTTCCCCGGCCAATCGACTGCCGCCACGGCCCTGGGTGGCCTGCGCGTGGCCCAGGCCATCTTGCGGTCCACCGGCCAGCCATCCCCCAGGCCCCAGGCTGCTCCGCCAGTACACCAACTTCATCCGTCAGGAGATTAA